The Planktothrix agardhii NIES-204 genomic interval CAGGAGTTCGGCTTGTTGCCAAGCTACGGGATCTTTAATTTTGGGTTTCATAATATCTGAATCTTAAAGGGATTTTTCTATTGTCTCAGTTCATGCTGAAAGTGCGAAATTTTATTTGATTTAGAGATAGTAAATAATTGTCATGTATTTTTTAGTTTTAATTAACTATAAAAGTCTTCGTCACATAGAACCGATTACTGATTACTGATTACTGATTACTGATTACTGATTACATTGCTCGCATAACCCAAAAAACTCTAGGGTATGGTAATAAATTTTAAAATTGTGGGATTGTTCCAGTTCAATTTCTAGGTGATGGACAGGACATTCATCCAGGGGAATCGAACGTCCGCATTCCACACAGGTGAGATGATGTTCGTCTTGCTGCATACAACTATAAACCGCTTCCCCCGTTGTTAAGGTTCGGACATGAATTAACCCTTCCCGTTTCAAAGCATCCAAAGAGCGATAAACCGTGGCTAACCCCATCATTTGGTTTGTTTTCCGCAACTCCAAATAAAGATCTTGAGCAGAAACCGATCGTTTTATGGTTTTGAGTTGGGTGAGAATCCGGTCTTGACTGCGGGTGCGACGAGGTTTCATTATTAATTATTTGCAAATCTTAGCCTATTTCACCGGCTATTCTACCAGGATACAATAAATACAGAAACCCTGACCTGTATGAACGGCTGACGGATTGGCGAAGATTATTTCTCATCGTCTAAGGGATGAAGTGATGGCTTCTTAAATAAAGATTTGACCTGAGCTATCCCAGATTGGAGTTTTTTTAAGGGTTGAATTTTTTGAAATACCATAATCCCACCGGTCACTAACATCCAGAGCAAGCCCAAACCATTGAACAATACATAAAGTGGTTCTAAGGTTTGTCCTAAATACTCGCCTTCGTGGATACTCATGAGGAGATGAACTTGGTCGCGGGATAGTCCCAGCCAACTTTTCCCGACCCGATAGAAAACACCTGTGGTAACGGTAACGAACAAAGGCAGTAAAACAATAGGTGCCAAGGTACGATGCCATTTTCTCAGGTGTTGATTCGGGTTCATAAATATAGTTCAGCCAAAATTCAACGGGACTGGGCGGATTTGAACCGCCGACCTAGCGCTTCAGATTTGTGTGAGTTTCCCCACTCTCTGGACTATTCCTTCACCGTAGGCGGGTGTCGCCCGTAGGTGGTGGCCGTTTGTCTAAAGAATAAAATTATTATTCCCTAGAGCCAGTCTCTGCACCTTCTTTCCCCGTTGAGAGGGAAAGCTTGGCTCAAGATTACCTTATCGGTTTCCAGACTTAGGCTTCCTTGAGTTTGACCACATTCACTCACGGGGTTTCCCCACATGGTGCCCGATTCTTCAGGAGGCGCTTGCTCTATCCACCTGAGCCACAGCCCCAAATTAACACTATTTCCATGATAGCATGATTTGTTCTCAATCTCATTCATCATTGAGAAAAGATTTTAGATAAAGATTTTTAACCCTGGGGCAACGCTGTTTTCCAGTTCAAAAATATAAATAACAAAACACTTAATAAATAAACTGAGATTGGGCAAATAATCAACCAAAATGCCGTAGCAAAAACCAAAAAAACGTAGATTCCTATATAATAGACACGGGATGATTGGTTGTCTAAATTTAACCAAACTACTCCCTCAAAAAATTGCTGAATTGCGAATAACAATGGAAAAGTTGCTAATAAAAGCTGCTTTTTCGAGGTTGTTTGTGTCGGCGTTGCAACGCCTAACACGGATAATGAGAAACTGGCGGTAAAACTGGCGGTTGCTGAAAAGCACATAAAAATACTAGACTCGGTGAGTCCTTCGGGTTCTAAAATCTGCCCAAAATCCATAGTAGGGTAAAATTATCAACAGTTTTGGCAAGTTCATTAAGAACTATAAAGTTGACATAGTTATGGAACCTCTCTATCAATACGCCTGGCTAATTCCCGTGTTGCCCCTATTAGGTGCGACCTTGGTTGGAGTCGGGCTAATTTCTTTCAACACCGCCACTAACAATTTGAGACAAGTTTGTTCAACCTTCCTGGTCTCAACGTTAGGGGCATCAATGGTCTTATCTTTTGCTCTGCTTTGGAGTCAACTCGACGGTCACGCTCCCTACACCTATATTATTGACTGGGCAGCGGCCGGAGACTTTAGACTAACAATGGGTTATACCATTGACCATCTGGCGGCGGTGATGCTGGCAATTGTGACAACGGTGGCTTTCCTAGTCATGATCTACACCGATGGTTATATGGCCCATGACCCCGGATATGTACGCTTTTATGCCTATCTGAGTTTATTTAGTTCTTCCATGTTAGGGCTAGTAATTTGCCCGAACTTAATTCAGGTTTATATTTTCTGGGAACTGGTGGGGATGTGTTCCTACCTATTAATTGGGTTTTGGTACGACCGCAAACCCGCCGCCGATGCTTGCCAGAAAGCCTTTGTCACCAACCGAGTTGGGGACTTTGGTTTACTCTTAGGGATTTTAGGCATCTATTGGGCTACCAATACCTTTGATTTTAGCCTCATGGGAGAACGCCTAGAACAAGCCGTAGAAACCGGTTCCTTGAGCGTGATTTTAGCCACGTTATTAGGGGTATTGATTTTTCTTGGCCCCGTTGCTAAGTCGGCCCAATTCCCCCTTCATGTTTGGCTTCCCGACGCCATGGAAGGCCCGACCCCAATTTCTGCCCTAATTCACGCCGCTACGATGGTGGCCGCCGGGGTGTTTTTAGTCGCCCGGATGTACCCCGTGTTTGAGGGGTTGCCGATAGTGATGAATATTATTGCCTTTACTGGATGCTTTACGGCATTCTTGGGGGCTACTATCGCCCTAACCCAAAATGACATTAAAAAAGGGTTAGCCTATTCGACTATTTCCCAACTGGGTTACATGGTAATGGCGATGGGGGTGGGGGCCTACAGTGCCGGACTATTCCACCTGATGACCCACGCCTATTTTAAAGCCATGTTATTCCTGTGTTCGGGTTCAGTCATTCACGGCATGGAGTCTGTGGTTGGCCATGAACCCGTTCTGGCCCAGGATATGCGTCTGATGGGCGGGTTACGCAAATATATGCCCGTCACCTCCGCTTGTTTCCTGGTGGGAACTTTAGCCATTTGTGGTATTCCCCCCTTTGCTGGTTTCTGGTCAAAGGATGAAATTCTTAGTAATGCCTTTGCTGCTAACCCGATATTATGGTTAGTCGGTTGGTTAACGGCCGGAATGACTGCCTTCTATATGTTCCGAATGTATTTCATGACCTTTGAAGGTAAATTCCGAGGTAATGACACCACCATCCAACAAAATCTGTTAACGGAAGCCAATGGCCCCCAATTTGCCTTTGGCCCTGGAGCCATGAACCCGGACGAGTTAGCCCAAGGCGACGATCACGGCCATAGCCACGATCCCCATGAGTCCCCAGTTACCATGATTTTACCGTTAATGGTATTAGCGGTTCCTTCGGTATTAATTGGGTTAGTGGGAACTCCATTTAATAATATTTTTGAACTGTTTATTCACGCCCCTGGGGAAAGTGTGAAACAAGTTCAGGAACATCTGGCTGAATTTGAATTAACGGAATTTTTGATTATGGCAGGAAGTTCCGTTGGTATTGCTTTAATAGGAATTAGTATTGCCTATTTGATGTATTTGGCGGGTAAAATTGACCCCGCCGCGATCGCTGCCAAATATCCAGCCATTTACAATTTTTCCAAAAACAAATGGTATCTCGATGATATTAACGAAGTGCTATTTGTTCGAGGTAGTCGTCGGTTAGCCCGACAAGTTATGGAAGTAGACTATCGCGTTGTCGATGGTGCCGTTAACCTTACCGGGTTAGTCACCTTAGTCACGGGAGAAGGCTTAAAATACCTAGAAAATGGTCGCGCCCAATTCTACGCCCTGATTGTATTTGTAGCCGTTCTCGGCTTCGTTGTCTTCTCAGGAATTACTGGGTAAATTAATCAGTTAACAGTTATCAGTTAACAGTTATCAGTTAACAGTAGTTAGACCTGCTAACTGATTGTAGCTTAATTTTAATTCCTTCATTCAGTGCTTGATCTATGGAACATTTTCCTTGGCTAACAATAACCATCTTATTTCCAATTATCGCCGCCTTACTGCTCCCAATTATTCCAGATAAAGATGGAAAAACGGTGAGATGGTACGCTTTAATTGTGGGACTAATCAATTTTGCTATCCTCATTTATGCCTTTAATACGGGATACGATTTCCAGACCCCAGGTTTACAACTCGTAGAAAAATATACTTGGGTTCCCCAAATAGACTTAAATTGGTCTGTAGGGGCAGATGGGTTATCAATGCCCCTAATTATTCTGACAGGATTTATCACCACTTTAGCGACTTTAGCCGCTTGGCCTGTCACCCTAAAACCGAAATTATTCTATTTCCTGATGTTATTAATGTACGGCGGACAGATTGCTGTATTTGCCGTTCAGGATATGTTGCTGTTCTTTTTAGTCTGGGAATTGGAATTAGTTCCAGTTTACCTAATTCTATCAATTTGGGGTGGAAAAAAACGCCTCTATGCTGCTACAAAATTCATTCTTTATACAGCCGGAGGTTCGCTTTTTATCCTAGTTGGTGCCCTAGCAATGGCCTTTTTTGGAGATACCGTCACTTTTGATATGCAAGCGATCGCAGCCAAACACTATCCCATGAATTTACAACTGCTATTATATGGCGGTTTCCTAATAGCTTACGGGGTGAAATTACCAATTTTTCCCCTGCATACTTGGCTACCGGATGCCCACGGAGAAGCCACGGCTCCCGCCCATATGTTACTAGCAGGAATTCTGTTAAAAATGGGGGGATATGCGTTACTAAGAATGAACGTCGGAATGTTACCCGATGCCCATGCGACTTTTGCTCCAATTTTAGTAATTTTAGGGGTGGTTAATATTGTCTATGCCGCCTTCACTTCTTTTGCCCAAAGAAACCTGAAACGGAAAATCGCTTATTCTTCAATTTCCCACATGGGTTTTGTGTTAATTGGGATGGCATCCTTCACCGATATTGGTATGAGTGGAGCGATGTTACAAATGGTTTCTCACGGGTTAATTGGGGCAAGTTTGTTCTTTTTAGTCGGCTGTACCTACGACCGCACCCATACCTTAATGTTGGATGAAATGGGTGGCGTTGGCGTCAAGATGAAAAAGGTCTTCGCTATGTGGACAGCGTGTAGTATGGCATCCCTAGCGTTGCCGGGGATGAGTGGAT includes:
- the ndhD1 gene encoding NADH dehydrogenase subunit 4 produces the protein MEHFPWLTITILFPIIAALLLPIIPDKDGKTVRWYALIVGLINFAILIYAFNTGYDFQTPGLQLVEKYTWVPQIDLNWSVGADGLSMPLIILTGFITTLATLAAWPVTLKPKLFYFLMLLMYGGQIAVFAVQDMLLFFLVWELELVPVYLILSIWGGKKRLYAATKFILYTAGGSLFILVGALAMAFFGDTVTFDMQAIAAKHYPMNLQLLLYGGFLIAYGVKLPIFPLHTWLPDAHGEATAPAHMLLAGILLKMGGYALLRMNVGMLPDAHATFAPILVILGVVNIVYAAFTSFAQRNLKRKIAYSSISHMGFVLIGMASFTDIGMSGAMLQMVSHGLIGASLFFLVGCTYDRTHTLMLDEMGGVGVKMKKVFAMWTACSMASLALPGMSGFVAELMVFIGFATSDAYNSTFKVIVILLAAVGVVLTPIYLLSMLREILYGPENKELVEHEKLVDAEPREVFIIACLLVPIIGIGLYPKILTQMYDSTTTQLTALIRHSVPTLAQKPEVKPSKWKFLSVTAPKIGN
- the ndhF1 gene encoding NADH dehydrogenase subunit 5, translating into MEPLYQYAWLIPVLPLLGATLVGVGLISFNTATNNLRQVCSTFLVSTLGASMVLSFALLWSQLDGHAPYTYIIDWAAAGDFRLTMGYTIDHLAAVMLAIVTTVAFLVMIYTDGYMAHDPGYVRFYAYLSLFSSSMLGLVICPNLIQVYIFWELVGMCSYLLIGFWYDRKPAADACQKAFVTNRVGDFGLLLGILGIYWATNTFDFSLMGERLEQAVETGSLSVILATLLGVLIFLGPVAKSAQFPLHVWLPDAMEGPTPISALIHAATMVAAGVFLVARMYPVFEGLPIVMNIIAFTGCFTAFLGATIALTQNDIKKGLAYSTISQLGYMVMAMGVGAYSAGLFHLMTHAYFKAMLFLCSGSVIHGMESVVGHEPVLAQDMRLMGGLRKYMPVTSACFLVGTLAICGIPPFAGFWSKDEILSNAFAANPILWLVGWLTAGMTAFYMFRMYFMTFEGKFRGNDTTIQQNLLTEANGPQFAFGPGAMNPDELAQGDDHGHSHDPHESPVTMILPLMVLAVPSVLIGLVGTPFNNIFELFIHAPGESVKQVQEHLAEFELTEFLIMAGSSVGIALIGISIAYLMYLAGKIDPAAIAAKYPAIYNFSKNKWYLDDINEVLFVRGSRRLARQVMEVDYRVVDGAVNLTGLVTLVTGEGLKYLENGRAQFYALIVFVAVLGFVVFSGITG
- the furB gene encoding ferric uptake regulation protein, translated to MKPRRTRSQDRILTQLKTIKRSVSAQDLYLELRKTNQMMGLATVYRSLDALKREGLIHVRTLTTGEAVYSCMQQDEHHLTCVECGRSIPLDECPVHHLEIELEQSHNFKIYYHTLEFFGLCEQCNQ